From Streptomyces sp. NBC_00775, one genomic window encodes:
- a CDS encoding MFS transporter: protein MRAAPRYDGTGDVAIAEPMPPMAVRAPAPAAPARATLILTIICVSYFMVILDNSIVFTGLPQIRSDMGFSETGLSWITNAYVLVFGGLLLLGARAGDLFGHRRVFLFSLVVFALTSLLVGAAQNQWWLIGARALQGVGAAVLAPSALSLLTRSFAEGRVRNRAMAAYSAVAGLGAALGLVVGGLVADLISWRAGFFLNVPVGIAMVALAVRLLPETERQGGRFDVAGALLATAGSTALVFGIVDATDIGWTAPATLIPLVAGLVMLALFVLVEQRAAQPIVPLRLFASRERSGAYVTRMLYMGAMIGFFFFTAQFVQSVYHWTPLQAGLAFLPMTLVNFVFAVQVPRLLERASRPQVLTTGLVLTMVGMVWLSRLDLHTPYLTGVALPMVLIGAGQGLALAPLTSSGVDGVAPADAGAASGLVNTVHQIGSALSLSILTAVAASVSTGHGAVDIAARSGAALTGSAVLLAMTLAATLTLIVPARTRPHERSL, encoded by the coding sequence GTGCGCGCAGCACCGAGGTACGACGGGACCGGCGACGTCGCCATAGCGGAACCCATGCCGCCCATGGCGGTGCGTGCGCCAGCCCCTGCCGCCCCGGCCCGGGCGACGCTGATCCTCACGATCATCTGCGTCAGCTACTTCATGGTCATCCTCGACAACTCGATCGTCTTCACCGGCCTGCCGCAGATCCGCTCCGACATGGGGTTCTCCGAGACCGGCCTGTCCTGGATCACCAACGCCTACGTCCTGGTCTTCGGCGGCCTGCTGCTGTTGGGGGCCCGGGCCGGTGACCTGTTCGGACACCGCAGGGTGTTCCTGTTCTCCCTGGTCGTCTTCGCGCTGACCTCACTTCTTGTCGGCGCCGCACAGAATCAGTGGTGGCTGATCGGAGCTCGGGCGCTGCAGGGCGTCGGGGCGGCGGTCCTGGCCCCCTCCGCTCTGTCCCTGCTCACCCGCAGCTTCGCCGAGGGCCGGGTCCGTAACCGGGCGATGGCCGCCTACAGCGCGGTGGCCGGGCTCGGCGCGGCTCTCGGCCTGGTGGTGGGCGGTCTGGTCGCCGACCTGATCTCGTGGCGGGCCGGGTTCTTCCTCAACGTCCCGGTCGGCATCGCGATGGTGGCGCTGGCCGTGCGGCTCCTGCCCGAGACCGAGCGCCAGGGCGGCCGCTTCGACGTCGCCGGGGCGCTCCTGGCGACTGCGGGCTCCACCGCTCTGGTCTTCGGCATCGTGGACGCCACCGACATCGGCTGGACCGCTCCGGCCACCCTGATTCCGCTGGTGGCGGGACTGGTGATGCTGGCCCTGTTCGTCCTGGTGGAGCAGCGGGCCGCGCAGCCGATCGTGCCGCTGCGGCTGTTCGCGAGCCGGGAGCGCAGCGGCGCCTACGTCACCCGGATGCTCTACATGGGCGCGATGATCGGGTTCTTCTTCTTCACGGCGCAGTTCGTGCAGAGCGTCTACCACTGGACGCCGCTGCAGGCCGGTCTCGCCTTCCTGCCGATGACGCTGGTCAACTTCGTCTTCGCCGTCCAGGTGCCGCGGCTGCTTGAGCGGGCGAGCAGGCCGCAGGTGCTCACCACCGGGCTCGTCCTGACCATGGTGGGCATGGTGTGGCTCAGCCGCCTCGACCTGCACACGCCCTACCTGACGGGCGTGGCGTTGCCGATGGTGCTCATCGGCGCCGGCCAGGGCCTGGCGCTGGCCCCGCTGACCTCCAGCGGAGTGGACGGGGTCGCCCCTGCGGACGCGGGAGCCGCCTCGGGCCTGGTCAACACCGTGCACCAGATCGGCAGCGCGCTGAGCCTGAGCATCCTGACCGCTGTGGCCGCCTCTGTCTCCACCGGCCATGGGGCCGTCGACATCGCGGCCCGCTCGGGTGCCGCGCTGACCGGCTCCGCCGTCCTGCTCGCCATGACTCTCGCGGCCACCCTCACCCTCATCGTCCCCGCACGTACCCGCCCGCACGAAAGGTCCCTCTGA
- a CDS encoding aldo/keto reductase — MQTLTLNNGVEMPALGLGVFQTPPDETRAAVTAALELGYRHIDTAAAYGNEREVGQAIRASAVPRDDIFIETKIWISDYGYDETLHGFDKSAAKLGVDQIDLLILHQALPSDFDKTLAAYRALEQLLADGKVRAIGVSNFMVDHLTTLLDTTTVVPAVNQMEIHPYFQQRAVLDFDDEHGILNQAWSPIGGITFYPGYGEDRRSVLEDPAVTAIAEAHGKSPAQVLLRWGIQQGRSVIPKSTKRHRIAENIDVFDFALTTDELKALDALETGRRGGPEPTNVTLAAYGRAIPEA, encoded by the coding sequence ATGCAGACCCTCACCCTCAACAACGGCGTCGAGATGCCCGCCCTCGGACTCGGTGTCTTCCAGACCCCGCCGGACGAGACCCGGGCCGCCGTCACGGCCGCGCTCGAACTCGGCTACCGGCACATCGACACCGCCGCCGCGTACGGCAACGAACGCGAGGTCGGCCAGGCCATCCGCGCCTCCGCCGTACCCCGCGACGACATCTTCATCGAGACGAAGATCTGGATCAGCGACTACGGCTACGACGAGACCCTGCACGGCTTCGACAAGAGTGCCGCCAAGCTCGGCGTGGACCAGATCGACCTGCTGATCCTGCACCAGGCGCTGCCGTCGGACTTCGACAAGACCCTCGCGGCCTACCGGGCCCTGGAGCAGCTCCTGGCAGACGGCAAGGTCCGGGCGATCGGCGTCAGCAACTTCATGGTCGACCACCTGACCACGCTGCTCGACACCACCACGGTCGTGCCTGCCGTCAACCAGATGGAGATCCACCCGTACTTCCAGCAGCGCGCGGTCCTCGACTTCGACGACGAGCACGGCATCCTCAACCAGGCGTGGTCCCCCATCGGCGGCATCACCTTCTACCCCGGATACGGAGAGGACCGCAGGAGCGTCCTTGAGGACCCGGCCGTCACCGCGATCGCCGAGGCGCACGGCAAGAGCCCGGCCCAGGTACTGCTGCGCTGGGGCATCCAGCAGGGCCGCTCGGTGATCCCCAAGTCGACCAAGCGCCACCGCATCGCGGAGAACATCGACGTCTTCGACTTCGCCCTGACCACGGACGAGCTGAAGGCCCTCGACGCCCTGGAGACCGGCCGACGCGGCGGCCCCGAGCCCACGAACGTCACCCTCGCGGCCTACGGCCGCGCCATCCCCGAAGCCTGA